The following proteins come from a genomic window of Theileria equi strain WA chromosome 2 map unlocalized gcontig_1105316255037, whole genome shotgun sequence:
- a CDS encoding signal peptide containing protein (encoded by transcript BEWA_035300A), which translates to MNIWIFWACVSAVSVSCTKLDISKRIIPSLASKVDYDKDDLQYTVYIAYFNAVIDKLSDGPLVLWRANKGEKLLQFTIYRLHGERIVAYIHVSGRLENKFLYFKYRDSRWVEIPKDEYCILLSDVLSSRQFIINRDVEDDIVHVYEHDLFGIPARIFISDDRYNITSVVEIKSLKANEPTDDEQLIQKYESSLSLNEIGKSMEISSILWRAKRGERCTFIVVHGDPSDQKLVHIFIQLVDNHKVLYFDKQGDNWVEVRKDQFFEKLQELDEQFEQSIKDNCNYKARDCC; encoded by the coding sequence ATGAATATCTGGATTTTTTGGGCATGCGTATCAGCTGTCTCTGTATCCTGCACAAAACTAGACATATCAAAGCGGATAATCCCCTCGTTGGCATCAAAAGTAGACTATGATAAGGATGATCTCCAATACACTGTATATATCGCGTACTTTAATGCTGTAATAGACAAACTTTCTGATGGACCACTGGTATTGTGGAGGGCAAATAAGGGTGAAAAGCTCTTGCAATTTACGATATATAGGCTTCATGGAGAGAGAATAGTTGCTTATATCCACGTATCCGGACGATTAGAGAATAAGTTTCTATACTTCAAGTATAGGGATAGCCGGTGGGTGGAAATTCCCAAGGATGAGTACTGCATTCTGCTGAGTGACGTTTTGTCCTCACGCCAATTTATCATAAATAGAGATGTGGAGGATGATATTGTCCATGTCTACGAACATGACCTGTTTGGGATTCCTGCGCGTATCTTCATTTCAGACGACCGTTACAACATCACAAGTGTCGTCGAAATTAAAAGTTTAAAGGCAAATGAACCTACAGATGACGAACAACTTATACAAAAGTACGAGTCAAGTCTATCGCTAAACGAAATAGGTAAATCTATGGAGATATCAAGTATACTCTGGAGAGCCAAACGAGGGGAAAGATGTACATTTATAGTCGTGCATGGAGACCCTTCAGATCAAAAATTGGTACATATATTCATCCAGCTTGTGGATAACCACAAGGTTCTCTATTTCGATAAACAGGGAGACAACTGGGTTGAGGTGAGAAAGGACCAGTTTTTCGAAAAGCTACAAGAGTTAGACGAGCAGTTTGAGCAGAGTATAAAGGACAATTGTAACTATAAAGCAAGAGATTGTTGTTAA